One window from the genome of Nicotiana tomentosiformis chromosome 5, ASM39032v3, whole genome shotgun sequence encodes:
- the LOC138891950 gene encoding uncharacterized protein: MGLNDSYSQARSQILMRSPIPTVNQAYALIVSDGGQKFVVATSGILGSNPTSQMENYEVAMYSKVEGNQNQNQRFRRNYNLYCEFCKMKGHSKENCYKIVGYPADLKNKRRGNAGTNAIYNVNLMPENNHSTTQDHQQLHVFNYGQNTNVQDYVKTRGSSQSSNVNIENTSLENYALTKTQYEQILQMLNKTSVPNSTLVANVAVTETSNPKKVLLPNGDITPVTHTGSSSILENNTITTELFTGKVKRIGKEHGVLYLLYTSTAERNRMAVLTTKGNDTIEADKSDVILWHGRCGHVSTQTLRKLLLIDIDTIRIE; the protein is encoded by the exons ATGGGCTTAAACGATTCATACTCTCAAGCTAGAAGCCAGATCTTGATGAGAAGTCCTATTCCCACAGTAAATCAGGCATATGCATTAATTGTAAGTGATGGGGGGCAGAAATTTGTTGTTGCAACCTCGGGAATCTTGGGCTCTAATCCTACAAGTCAGATGGAAAATTATGAGGTTGCTATGTACTCGAAAGTTGAAGGAAATCAAAATCAGAATCAAAGGTTCAGAAGAAATTATAATTTGTACTGTGAATTTTGCAAGATGAAGGGGCATAGCAAAGAAAATTGTTATAAGATTGTGGGGTATCCTGCAGATTTAAAGAACAAAAGAAGAGGGAATGCTGGCACAAATGCAATATACAATGTTAATCTAATGCCAGAAAATAATCACTCTACTACTCAAGATCATCAGCAACTACATGTGTTCAATTATGGACAAAATACAAATGTGCAGGATTATGTCAAAACTAGAGGTAGTTCTCAAAGCTCTAATGTGAACATAGAAAACACAAGCCTTGAGAACTATGCTCTCACAAAAACACAGTATGAACAGATTCTTCAAATGTTGAACAAAACCAGTGTACCAAATTCCACTTTAGTAGCTAATGTGGCAG TAACTGAAACAAGCAATCCAAAGAAAGTATTATTACCAAATGGTGACATTACACCTGTTACTCATACAGGATCAAGCTCTATATTAGAgaataacacaataacaact GAGCTCTTCACTGGGAAGGTGAAGAGGATTGGTAAAGAGCATGGTGTCCTATACCTACTATATACTAGCACAGCTGAAAGGAACAGAATGGCTGTTTTAACTACAAAAGGAAACGACACAATTGAAGCTGACAAATCAGATGTAATTCTCTGGCATGGAAGATGTGGTCATGTGTCTACACAGACTCTTAGGAAGTTACTACttatagatattgatactataagaATAGAATAA
- the LOC138891951 gene encoding uncharacterized protein, protein MLEINNWIDYNHPPFLSQVDVSDIQIISFQLTGIENCSIWFRSMRVALLGRNMLGMVDGTCKKEKFSESMWNHWENINAIVLSWIMNSMAKGLLEGIKYASSAQVVWEYLLESFNKVDGSRTYNLHKEIATLPQGTTFVSVYFSRLKDLWEEFEALVPAPGCDCLKSREFVVYL, encoded by the coding sequence ATGCTGGAAATCAACAATTGGATTGACTATAATCATCCACCCTTCTTATCCCAAGTTGATGTAagtgatattcaaattatttcgtTTCAATTGACTGGAATTGAGAACTGTTCCATCTGGTTTAGGTCTATGCGAGTAGCCTTGCTAGGAAGAAATATGTTGGGTATGGTTGATGGTACATGCAAGAAGGAGAAATTCTCAGAATCAATGTGGAATCACTGGGAAAATATCAATGCAATTGTGCTATCTTGGATTATGAATTCAATGGCAAAAGGACTTCTTGAAGGAATTAAGTATGCATCGAGTGCTCAGGTGGTTTGGGAATATCTTTTAGAGAGTTTCAACAAGGTTGATGGATCAAGAACTTATAATTTACATAAGGAAATAGCAACTCTGCCACAAGGAACAACTTTTGTATCAGTTTACTTCTCAAGGCTGAAGGACTTATGGGAAGAATTTGAGGCTTTAGTGCCTGCACCTGGGTGTGACTGTCTAAAATCAAGAGAATTTGTGGTGTATTTATAG